In Mesorhizobium sp., one DNA window encodes the following:
- a CDS encoding protease modulator HflC, which translates to MANRFTAIAVAAVIVLLVAFSSFFIVNEREQGIVLRFGEIVDVKTEPGIYFKAPFGFLDADTVQIVDDRLLRFDLDNIRVQVSGGKFYEVDAFVAYRIEDPRVFRQAVSGDLQLAEQRLRTRLDAALRRVYGLRGFESALSEERASMMLEVRDQLRPDATSLGLKIEDVRIRRTDLTQEVSQQTFDRMKAERLAEAERLRARGREAAQRIRARADREVVEIVAEANKESEILRGEGEAERNAIFAEAFQRDPGFFEFYRSMAAYAAALQNSGTTMVLSPDSEFFKYFQDSAGGGAAPVPAPAPGATSAIPAPAAQ; encoded by the coding sequence ATGGCCAACCGTTTCACGGCAATAGCGGTCGCAGCCGTCATCGTACTGCTCGTCGCGTTTTCTTCCTTCTTCATCGTCAACGAACGCGAGCAGGGAATCGTGCTGCGCTTCGGCGAGATCGTCGACGTCAAGACCGAGCCCGGCATCTATTTCAAGGCGCCGTTCGGCTTCCTCGACGCCGATACGGTCCAGATCGTCGATGACAGACTGCTGCGCTTCGACCTCGACAACATCCGCGTCCAGGTGTCGGGCGGCAAGTTCTACGAAGTCGATGCTTTCGTCGCCTATCGCATCGAGGATCCGAGGGTGTTCCGCCAGGCGGTCTCGGGCGACCTTCAACTAGCCGAGCAGCGGCTGCGCACGCGTCTCGACGCGGCGCTCCGCCGGGTCTACGGCCTGCGCGGATTCGAATCGGCACTGTCCGAGGAACGCGCGTCGATGATGCTCGAGGTGCGCGACCAGCTCCGGCCCGACGCGACTTCGCTCGGGCTCAAGATCGAGGACGTCCGCATCCGCCGCACCGATCTGACCCAGGAAGTCTCCCAGCAGACCTTCGACCGGATGAAGGCCGAGCGTCTGGCGGAGGCCGAGCGGCTGAGGGCCCGCGGACGGGAAGCGGCGCAGCGTATCCGCGCGCGCGCCGACCGCGAGGTGGTGGAGATCGTCGCCGAGGCCAACAAGGAATCGGAGATCTTGCGAGGCGAGGGCGAAGCCGAGCGCAACGCGATCTTCGCCGAGGCCTTCCAGCGCGATCCGGGCTTCTTCGAATTCTACCGCTCGATGGCGGCCTATGCGGCGGCGCTGCAGAACTCCGGAACGACGATGGTGCTGTCGCCCGACTCCGAGTTCTTCAAATATTTCCAGGATTCCGCCGGAGGCGGGGCTGCGCCGGTTCCTGCGCCAGCGCCCGGCGCCACCAGCGCAATTCCCGCACCGGCCGCCCAATAG
- a CDS encoding DUF2065 domain-containing protein, giving the protein MQDFIAAIGLVLVIEGLLYGGFPAFAKRMAAEATQAPENLLRVAGLVAIAAGVFIVWLARG; this is encoded by the coding sequence GTGCAGGATTTCATCGCGGCCATCGGCCTGGTGCTGGTGATCGAAGGCCTCCTCTACGGAGGCTTTCCCGCTTTTGCTAAGCGCATGGCCGCGGAGGCGACGCAGGCGCCGGAGAATTTGCTTCGGGTCGCGGGGCTCGTCGCCATCGCGGCCGGGGTGTTCATCGTCTGGCTGGCGCGCGGGTAA